Genomic window (Polaribacter batillariae):
GATGGTTTTAAAGTAAATGTTCCAGAAGGTGCGTTTTACGTTTTTCCAGACATTTCTGCTTTCTTTGGTAAAACTATTAAAGGCACAAAAATTGAAAATGCAAGCGATTTTTCTTTGTTTATCTTAGAAAATGCCAATGTTGCCACAGTCACAGGAGATGCTTTTGGTGCGCCAAATTGTATTCGAATTTCTTATGCAGCATCCGAATTACAAATTCGTGAAGCCATTAAAAGAATTAAAAAAGCATTGAGTTAAAAGTTCAAAGTCAGTTCGAGCATTACTTTCAAATATAATATATTTTAATTGAAAGTATCGAACGAAGTTCACGAGAACTCTTTTTTTATAAAATTATAAAATCCATCTTTTTTTAAGGTGGATTTTTTTTGTTTTGGGCGTGTCCTTTCAACTCAGGTTGAGAGTTTATCTTGAGCGAAATCGAAAGGCACTCGCTTTTTTTCTGAAAAAGAAAAAACAGATCAAAACAATTGCTACAATCTTTCACACAAGCTTACTTGTAAGCTAATTTATTACCTGTTAAAAAAAAAGACCTCACAGATTTTTAAAATCTTGAGAGGTCTAAATTACGAATTCTTTTATACAGAAAGAGAACAAAGCCTTTCTTGATGTATGGAGTGTTTTTTGGGTTGATTGGGTACTCCTTAGAAAGAAATCATAATAATAGCGATTGCAAAAAGAGAAACTCTTAAAACAACACCTATTTGACTTTCGATACATTCTTGGTGGAAAATAGAAGATTTTACATTCCATAAAGATTTTGTTTTTGCAAATCCGCTCTTTATATCTTGTTTGTAAACAGATGTTAAAATTCCTCTTTCAAATTGTGTAGGTGTGATTGTCGATTTCATAATGGTATATTTAAACTATTTTTGTTTTGTTGATTACATTTAGAAGACGACGAGAAAAACAAAATGTTACATTTTTAATTTCTTTATAAAATGCCAAAATTTAATTTATGTAGCATTTATAGTTTACGACAATCAGAAAAAAAAGTGAAAATAATTTTACAAAACAACAAAACTACCTCTTTTAAAAATCGATTTTAAAGCTAGAATTTATCTTTTTCTCGGAATAAAAAATATAAAATGGCCAATATTATGCAAGCAGGAAATACCAAAAAAACCATTGGCAACCCAGCTGCTAATGGATCATTAGAAACTAAAATATTTATAAAACCTAAAGCAAGAATAATCGGATACAACCACACCGCAAAAATGTACTTTTTTTTAAAGCTTTTAATTATAAATAAGACCACTGCAGGCGCAATAAGTAATAATTGATTAATAAAAAGAATTACAAGTTCTGGTAACAAAGATTCTTCAAAACTAAATCCTTTGCTTATTCTAATGATATGGTAAATGTCGTAGCAAAAGTATATCAACACGAATATGAGACCAACCAAAGCTGCTTTTTTATGCTGTTTCATCAATATTTTTTTTAAACTGTACAAACAAAGGTAAAGACTAAACTGGCAACTGTGCGTTAAATAATTACCAAAACTTACTCCTTAAACCAGCTTGAATATTTTACATAGTTATTGGCAATTCTATTAATTTCTCCAGAAATGAGTTCTTGTGAAATATCTTTTACTTTTTTGGCAGGAACTCCTGCATAAATGCTACCACTTTTTACATGCGTATTTTTGGTAACAACTGCTCCTGCAGCAATAATCGAGTTCGATTCTACCACACAATCGTCCATAATAATAGATCCCATGCCTACCAAAACATTATCGTGAATTGTACAACCGTGCACAATTGCATTGTGTCCTATAGAAACATTATTGCCAATGTTGGTTGGCGATTTTTGATATGTTGCATGAATTACAGCACCATCTTGAATGTTTACCTTATGGCCAATTTTTATATAATGAACATCGCCACGAATTACAGCATTGTACCAAATAGAACATTCTTTTCCTAGAAAAACTTCGCCAAGAATTGTAGCATTTTCTGCCACAAAACAGTCTTCTGGTATTTGTGGATATTTTCCGTTTACAGCTTTTATGATGGGCATGATTTAGGTTTAAAGTTTAAAGTTCAAGATTTAAATTTACATTTTTTATAAAACACTTTGTTCTTCGAGAATTTTGGGTAATTTTTATATTTTTCTTCGAATTTTTCGTTTTGAGTTTTCTTCCTGTTGAATAACTTCTTTATTTAAAATACGACAGCAAATTCGCTTTTTGAGAAGCAGAAACCAAAATTTCTTTTCCACTCGAAACAATTACGCTTCCTCCTTTTCCTTTTTTGTAC
Coding sequences:
- a CDS encoding gamma carbonic anhydrase family protein; the protein is MPIIKAVNGKYPQIPEDCFVAENATILGEVFLGKECSIWYNAVIRGDVHYIKIGHKVNIQDGAVIHATYQKSPTNIGNNVSIGHNAIVHGCTIHDNVLVGMGSIIMDDCVVESNSIIAAGAVVTKNTHVKSGSIYAGVPAKKVKDISQELISGEINRIANNYVKYSSWFKE